One Microplitis demolitor isolate Queensland-Clemson2020A chromosome 2, iyMicDemo2.1a, whole genome shotgun sequence DNA segment encodes these proteins:
- the LOC103579707 gene encoding protein roadkill translates to MSLLFKNPNTICYEWKTTICPQYPQAYSDQFMHNDAKNIVFNIGMKSNTSSDFMELWVKKSNPEKVSAIIKISAGVLKKTVEIRNWEDKCFINDFLTSYASLPFMRRHGHNHYVHDIIIKFEIIWDNIKVLNENNLYDEMQQFYKSQDFSDLTLVVGEVAIPSHKVILSAHSDVFSTMLRSEFKESKENIISVKDIDVEAILEMLHFFYKGTTKANHDTKIALQMLEVSDIYQIEKLKEICESTLLKNMSVDNVLNIFDAADNHHAPNLVKSAINFIVSNSKKVFSASEFEQLFYKKPELMFQLTCAVGDK, encoded by the coding sequence ATGAGtcttcttttcaaaaatcCAAACACTATTTGTTACGAATGGAAAACAACAATATGTCCTCAATATCCTCAAGCATATTCAGATCAATTTATGCATAATGATgccaaaaatattgtttttaacatTGGAATGAAAAGCAATACTTCGTCGGACTTTATGGAATTAtgggtaaaaaaatcaaatccaGAAAAAGTTAGTgctattatcaaaatttctgCTGGTGTCTTGAAAAAAACGGTAGAAATTCGAAATTGGGaagataaatgttttattaatgattttttaacatcatATGCTAGTTTACCTTTCATGAGAAGACATGGTCATAATCATTATGTTcatgatattattataaagtttGAGATAATTTGGGATAATATCaaagttttaaatgaaaacaatTTGTATGATGAAATGCAACAGTTCTATAAATCTCAAGACTTCAGTGATCTCACTTTAGTGGTTGGAGAAGTTGCGATACCATCACACAAAGTGATATTATCTGCACATAGCGATGTTTTTTCTACAATGCTGCGGTCCGAATTTAAAGAatctaaagaaaatattatcagTGTCAAGGACATTGATGTAGAAGCTATTTTAGAAATGCTGCACTTCTTTTATAAAGGAACAACAAAAGCAAATCATGATACGAAAATAGCATTACAGATGCTTGAagtttctgatatttatcaaattgaaaaactaaaaGAAATTTGCGAATCTACATTATTGAAAAACATGTCTGTTGATAACGTTCTGAACATATTTGATGCAGCAGACAATCATCATGCTCCGAACTTAGTCAAGAGtgctattaattttattgttagtaacagcaaaaaagtttttagcgCAAGTGAATttgaacaattattttataagaagcCAGAGTTGATGTTTCAACTCAC
- the LOC103579708 gene encoding transcription factor E2F5 isoform X1 yields the protein MADNQQSRFEKSLGLLTTRFVSLLQKAKDGVLDLKVAADILEVRQKRRIYDITNVLEGIGLIEKKSKNSIQWKRSRGAGPGCNTQEAGEKLGDLKDELRRLEEHEDLLDTHTQWMQQSIKNIESDFKNRQYAYVTYEDIKEQYPDDCVLIIKAPAETVLKVPNLEKIPDDDKNSNKSNYELVLKSPAGEIKVFMIQPMLAENYDNKMLEARLQEPKGIKREKNECDHQDEPKPKRRLSRLSKSRDKEPTSDEDEENEESELLEAKILLSDLSTKLRSESSDSSLLDDFYSDFCGPLLSLSPPPSEKDYHFNLSENEGILDLFDIAAK from the exons atggcaGACAATCAGCAAAGTAGATTTGAAAAATCTCTCGGTTTATTAACCACACGATTTGTATCACTACTTCAAAAAGCCAAGGACGGTGTCCTGGACCTCAAAGTT gcCGCTGATATCCTGGAGGTGCGACAGAAAAGGAGGATCTATGACATAACAAATGTCCTGGAAGGTATCGggctgattgaaaaaaaaagtaaaaattctaTACAGTGGAA gcGGTCTAGGGGCGCAGGACCTGGATGTAATACTCAAGAAGCTGGAGAAAAACTCGGCGATTTAAAAGACGAGTTGCGGAGACTGGAAGAGCATGAGGATTTGCTGGATACTCATACGCAGTGGATGCAGcagagtataaaaaatattgaaagtgattttaaaaaccgACAGTATGCTTACGTTACGTATGAAGACATTAAGGAACAGTATCCGGATGACTGTGTGCTTATAATAAAAGCCCCAGCTGAGACTGTACTGAAAGTACCgaacttggaaaaaataccagacgatgataaaaatagtaataagagTAATTATGAGTTGGTTTTAAAAAGTCCTGCTGgtgaaataaaagtttttatgatACAGCCGATGTTGGCGGAAAATTATGATAACAAAATGCTGGAGGCGAGGTTGCAAGAGCCCAAGGGTAttaagagagaaaaaaatgaatgtgaTCACCAGGATGAGCCCAAGCCAAAGAGAAGATTGTCtag ATTGAGCAAGAGCAGAGATAAAGAACCAACGTCTGATGAAGATGAAGAGAACGAAGAATCCGAATTACTGGAAGCTAAAATATTACTCAGTGATCTCAGTACga agctcCGTTCCGAATCATCCGATTCAAGTTTACTTGATGACTTTTATTCAGact tttgtGGACCATTATTAAGTTTAAGCCCGCCACCAAGTGAAAAAGATTaccattttaatttaagtgaaaaCGAAGGGATACTTGATCTATTTGATATCGCTGCTAAATAA
- the LOC103579708 gene encoding transcription factor E2F5 isoform X2 yields MADNQQSRFEKSLGLLTTRFVSLLQKAKDGVLDLKVAADILEVRQKRRIYDITNVLEGIGLIEKKSKNSIQWKGAGPGCNTQEAGEKLGDLKDELRRLEEHEDLLDTHTQWMQQSIKNIESDFKNRQYAYVTYEDIKEQYPDDCVLIIKAPAETVLKVPNLEKIPDDDKNSNKSNYELVLKSPAGEIKVFMIQPMLAENYDNKMLEARLQEPKGIKREKNECDHQDEPKPKRRLSRLSKSRDKEPTSDEDEENEESELLEAKILLSDLSTKLRSESSDSSLLDDFYSDFCGPLLSLSPPPSEKDYHFNLSENEGILDLFDIAAK; encoded by the exons atggcaGACAATCAGCAAAGTAGATTTGAAAAATCTCTCGGTTTATTAACCACACGATTTGTATCACTACTTCAAAAAGCCAAGGACGGTGTCCTGGACCTCAAAGTT gcCGCTGATATCCTGGAGGTGCGACAGAAAAGGAGGATCTATGACATAACAAATGTCCTGGAAGGTATCGggctgattgaaaaaaaaagtaaaaattctaTACAGTGGAA GGGCGCAGGACCTGGATGTAATACTCAAGAAGCTGGAGAAAAACTCGGCGATTTAAAAGACGAGTTGCGGAGACTGGAAGAGCATGAGGATTTGCTGGATACTCATACGCAGTGGATGCAGcagagtataaaaaatattgaaagtgattttaaaaaccgACAGTATGCTTACGTTACGTATGAAGACATTAAGGAACAGTATCCGGATGACTGTGTGCTTATAATAAAAGCCCCAGCTGAGACTGTACTGAAAGTACCgaacttggaaaaaataccagacgatgataaaaatagtaataagagTAATTATGAGTTGGTTTTAAAAAGTCCTGCTGgtgaaataaaagtttttatgatACAGCCGATGTTGGCGGAAAATTATGATAACAAAATGCTGGAGGCGAGGTTGCAAGAGCCCAAGGGTAttaagagagaaaaaaatgaatgtgaTCACCAGGATGAGCCCAAGCCAAAGAGAAGATTGTCtag ATTGAGCAAGAGCAGAGATAAAGAACCAACGTCTGATGAAGATGAAGAGAACGAAGAATCCGAATTACTGGAAGCTAAAATATTACTCAGTGATCTCAGTACga agctcCGTTCCGAATCATCCGATTCAAGTTTACTTGATGACTTTTATTCAGact tttgtGGACCATTATTAAGTTTAAGCCCGCCACCAAGTGAAAAAGATTaccattttaatttaagtgaaaaCGAAGGGATACTTGATCTATTTGATATCGCTGCTAAATAA
- the LOC103579709 gene encoding uncharacterized protein LOC103579709, translated as MRIIFVRLGEFSRRYPIVRGMASYTVIWPTACLLQQKISGKEKLDYIHALRFSLYGGFFVGPTLFAWLKIAGYLWPRPNLRSAITKALVEQVTYGPAAVCCFFFGINLLEFKPISECVEEVKNKFFPTWKIGVFVWPILQTINYVFIPERNRVVYVSFCSLGWTSLLSYVKSLETSQLNNGKILMKEPEVITSPPVSTNNLNSTNSKSTESTSTKSTSKKALS; from the exons atgaggatAATATTTGTACGACTCGGTGAATTTTCACGAAGATATCCAATAGTACGAGGTATGGCATCGTATACAGTTATCTGGCCCACGGCATGTTTgttacaacaaaaaatatcgggtaaagaaaaattagatTACATACATGCACTGAGATTTAGTCTTTACGGTGGATTTTTTGTCGGTCCTACATTATTTGCTTGGCTTAAAATCGCCGGTTATTTATGGCCAAGACCAAACTTGAGGTCTGCAATTACTAAg GCCCTGGTTGAACAAGTGACGTATGGTCCGGCAGCAGtttgctgttttttttttggtattaatttattagaattcAAACCCATTTCTGAATGTGTTGAGGAagttaagaataaattttttcctactTGGaag attggAGTATTTGTATGGCCAATCCTACAGACAATAAATTACGTCTTCATTCCCGAACGCAATCGTGTCGTGTACGTAAGTTTTTGCAGTTTAGGATGGACATCTTTGTTATCATACGTTAAGTCACTAGAAACTAGTCAGTTaaataatggaaaaatattaatgaaagaACCTGAAGTTATTACTTCACCACCAGTTAGtaccaataatttaaattctacaAATAGTAAAAGCACTGAAAGTACGAGCACTAAAAGTACCTCGAAAAAAGCTTTATCTTAA
- the LOC103579711 gene encoding transmembrane protein 120 homolog codes for MMDTDLDSCLDDWKDLTKDYKELEALNREYLAKLQEISELQTKCLNGISHQRYRMGVISKSLKQFLKGSEIRQRVKKEMQKREEQLHEMEQTLPKSNGTYLSIILGSVNVSILNKNDKFKYKDEYEKFKLVLSVIGFILSVINLFTNIRTLELSFMFLLVWYYCTLTIRESILKVNGSRIKGWWRFHHFLSTVVSGLLLVWPNTGPWYAFRGQFMWFNVYISFVQYLQFRYQHGVLYRLKALGERHNMDITIEGFHSWMWRGLSFLLPFLFIGYFFQLYNAYTLYSLTSHPEATWHVSVLSFMFFILFLGNAITTILVIPQKWQDRLTSRLPSVFAFKSDRRKSLGTKSPTDAVTDKNLGTKLSADTETDKLEKSEETQNTDKKID; via the exons ATGATGGACACTGACTTGGACTCCTGTTTAGACGATTGGAAAGATCTTACCAAAGATTATAAAGAACTtgag GCATTAAATAGAGAATATCTCGCAAAATTACAAGAAATATCAGAACTTCAGACGAAATGTTTGAATGGAATTTCTCATCAGAGATATCGGATGGGTGTGATATCAAAATCTTTAAAACAATT tttgaaagGCAGCGAAATTAGACAACGCGTTAAAAAAGAAATGCAGAAGCGCGAAGAACAGCTACATGAAATGGAGCAAACATTACCAAAGTCCAATGGTACTTACTTATCAATAATTCTTGGTAGTGTTAACGTttctattttgaataaaaatgataa aTTCAAATACAAAGACgagtatgaaaaattcaaacttgtGCTGTCAGTTATTGGTTTTATTCTATcagtcattaatttatttactaacatcag aaCATTGGAACTGAGTTTTATGTTCCTGCTGGTCTGGTATTACTGCACATTAACGATACGGGAGAGTATTCTAAAAGTAAACGGATCGCGTATAAAAGGCTGGTGGCGTTTCcatcattttttatcaactgtaGTGTCAGGCCTGTTGTTAGTTTGGCCAAACACCGGACCCTGGTACGCGTTCCGTGGACAATTTATGTGGTTCAATGTTTACATAA GCTTCGTTCAATATTTACAATTCAGATATCAACACGGTGTACTCTATCGATTAAAAGCACTTGGAGAACGTCACAACATGGACATAACGATCGAGGGCTTCCACTCGTGGATGTGGCGCGGATTATCTTTTCTTCTTCCATTTTTATTCATAGgatatttctttcaattgtACAACGCCTACACACTTTACAGTCTCACGTCGCATCCCGAAGCCACATGGCACGTCTCCGTGCTGAGTTTCATGTTCTTCATTCTCTTTCTTGGCAACGCCATCACGACAATTCTTGTGATACCACAAAAATGGCAGGATCGTTTGACAAGTCGGTTGCCAAGTGTCTTTGCATTTAAATCCGACAGAAGAAAAAGTCTCGGTACCAAATCACCAACTGATGCAGTAACAGACAAAAATCTCGGTACAAAATTATCAGCAGATACGGAAACAGACAAACTAGAAAAATCTGAGGAAACTCAgaatactgataaaaaaattgattaa
- the LOC103579710 gene encoding cytochrome P450 315a1, mitochondrial: MFLNKNNNNKLLTKLFNNTVVKKKNNSNSNNNNIISDKYLNTKPIPECPRPGIFESIKSLVNYDKAMKLHEIVDKKHRELGPIYKDHIGPVTAFFLNSPEDYRKVFKNEGPMPMHFLPEAWLIYNNLRKCSRGLIFMNGEEWLSFRRIINKLLLQPYDAKEIVMNSCQDAAVTLTEECKKLKNGCVIPELETRLYKWSIEVMMASLLGSAWNEYRDTIADGESDKLAKNLHKIFVLSARLSLLPVKYVVKFNLPVWRRFVQVVDEALELVGTLVPKMIKFQGDGLLSLMINEGMSEQDVTRIVADLILAAGDTTAFSTQWALFLLGSNEDVQNKFAEISSNLELEETIKSPYIKGIIKESLRLYPTAPFLTRILPDDCLIAGHLVPRGELIIMSLYSSSRDPNNFSRPNEFLPERWIRNTNGSYDNVLNPFATIPFALGVRSCIGRKISETQMIMTLSELVKNFKINCVNKENIKLKLHMISVPSEPVKLQLTQRIRV; this comes from the exons atgtttcttaataaaaataataacaacaaactACTTACGAAACTATTTAATAACAcggttgttaaaaaaaaaaataattcaaattcaaataataacaatataataagtgacaagtatttaaatacaaaaccCATTCCCGAGTGTCCGAGACCGGGAATAtttgaatcaataaaatcACTGGTTAATTATGACAAAGCAATGAAATTACATGAAATTGTTGATAAGAAACATCGAGAACTAGGTCCTATTTATAAAGATCATATTGGCCCGGTAACtgcgttttttttaaattcaccagAAGATTACaggaaagtttttaaaaacgaaGGACCGATGCCCATGCACTTCCTTCCTGAAGCCTggcttatttataataatcttaGAAAATGTTCACGTGGTTTAATTTTCAT gaATGGAGAAGAATGGCTGAGTTTtcgaagaataataaataaattactattgcAACCGTACGATGCTAAAGAAATAGTGATGAATTCCTGTCAAGATGCTGCTGTAACATTAACTGAagagtgtaaaaaattaaagaacgGATGCGTTATACCTGAGTTAGAAACTCGTTTATATAAATGGTCTATTGAGG TTATGATGGCAAGTTTACTGGGATCTGCTTGGAATGAATACAGAGATACTATCGCTGATGGAGAGTCTGATAAACTAGCCAAGAATCTTCACAAGATATTTGTACTCAGTGCAAGACTATCGTTACTGCCAGTAAAATAtgtagttaaatttaatttacctgTTTGGAGAAGATTTGTCCAAGTTGTCGATGAAGCACTGGAACTTGTTGGCACTTTGGTGCCAAAGATGATAAAGTTCCAGGGAGATGGTCTGCTTTCCTTGATGATCAATGAAGGAATGTCTGAGCAAGATGTCACCAGAATAGTCGCTGATCTTATTTTAGCTGCTGGTGatact aCTGCATTTTCAACTCAATGggcattatttttattggggAGTAATGAGGatgttcaaaataaatttgctgAGATTTCTAGTAATTTAGAATTAGAAGAAACTATTAAAAGTCCTTACATTAAAGGAATCATCAAAGAATCACTGAGATTGTATCCAACAGCTCCATTTTTAACGAGAATTTTACCAGATGATTGTTTGATTGCTGGTCATCTGGTTCCACGtggt gaattaataattatgtccTTGTACTCGAGCAGTAGGGatcctaataatttttctagacCAAACGAATTTTTACCGGAAAGATGGATCAGAAATACGAATGGTAGTTATGACAATGTATTGAATCCATTTGCTACTATTCCGTTTGCGTTGGGAGTAAGAAGTTGTATTGGTAGAAAAATTTCGGAAACTCAAATGATCATGACTTTGAGTGAG ctcgttaaaaattttaaaataaattgtgtaaataaagaaaatataaaattgaaattgcaCATGATATCGGTGCCGTCTGAACCAGTTAAACTACAATTAACTCAGAGGATCAgagtttga
- the LOC103579712 gene encoding armadillo repeat-containing protein 5: MSRKSNNKLAIVSELSGHIGAGSKTGILASLTAIKNDSKTFELFIADAGLDIVIKLLKYQSSKVLDTALSILANAFLKGSVREQVRESMIANNVVWIIKNLGPGLTLHCRACRLIGNMADSKRHTKALCKAGVIPALNGIISDAKTNTPTLLMAIRAIRNIWSINEQSHSEILNLNMIKSITDILVTSKSKQQDTSSNKYKDLIETCLKALRSFADTSNPRPGEQMRGKDLCGYQCIVELCKTNSRISFQLLYKLCRVANHRPGLGSVGVVECLIDFLKIKRTNSTASSFSREVIASFCLLSREAVNRLRIRDDGGLELMLNLLADMDNEAYHPALLHALTQFVYDENSISIMIKNGIVPVLVDRLRRMALDVRLETSSSSSADNTSDSGSTSRKRSARSPPRKNNSSEVKYNRISSGRFSLDFPSQWSPSSSTSSPTSSPPLPDYEHDNPTDEDNYSPVCSDTEDWNDEDNLTNLEEADSLKSFASVGGKDEMADLDEDQENDLVMETPEVNLSHMWTLILLTELSLWNDPIEGLADSATIQALTAYMETSKNFRAPSILNRIIKNHVYFLPLLLQGFVFEAQLLDNSQDYLKILCNIAESGGAFGDLAATLLRGREADKHIVAVSVPFLVKSRDRLRLLLDNYGGLELIFKLLTDRKHLLNDNAVLSICQLANALGIEPETIEKRSFADKDNRDSSVPMDQDGIIVKNNVTFELDDGGTVDACRHLLCIKSQVFSAMLDGNFYEGGKKRVRLQNVSKDGFIMLYLAASGHVFSNNDDDDDDDDNKFKIEALLDAVLLADRFLMINELDKLTETSLMRISYCNLNRAWNWARDNDCGEFKTYCVTNFLTKKLSRQQRLSAFSDFIGDKNFNEFLDDVKKIVTSQLLDRH, from the exons ATGTCAAGAAAaagcaataataaattagcaaTCGTCTCAGAATTGTCTGGACACATCGGCGCTGGTTCCAAGACTGGAATTCTCGCTTCACTCacagcaattaaaaatgactcgAAAACATTCGAGTTATTTATTGCCGATGCTGGTCTAGATATCGTTATTAAATTACTGAAGTACCAAAGCTCAAAAGTACTTGATACCGCATTGAGTATTCTCGCAAATGCATTTCTTAAGGGCAGCGTCCGGGAACAg GTGCGAGAGTCAATGATTGCCAACAACGTAGTTTGGATAATAAAGAACTTGGGCCCTGGTTTGACTCTTCACTGCCGAGCATGCAGACTTATTGGCAATATGGCAGACTCTAAACGTCATACAAAAGCGCTTTGCAAAGCTGGAGTTATTCCAGCTCTCAATGGAATTATTTCTGATGCTAAAACAAATACACCGACGTTGCTGATGGCCATACGAGCTATCAG aaatatttGGAGTATTAACGAGCAAAGTCattctgaaattttaaatttgaatatgatcAAGAGTATCACCGATATTTTGGTGACTTCAAAGTCAAAGCAGCAGGACACCAgttcaaataaatacaaagaTCTTATAGAAACGTGTCTGAAAGCTCTGAGGTCTTTTGCTGATACGTCAAATCCAAGACCTGGTGAACAAATGCGAGGAAAAGACTTATGCGGCTATCAATGCATCGTCGAGTTATGTAAAACTAATAGCAGAATATCATTTCAATTGCTGTACAAACTCTGTCGCGTTGCCAATCACCGACCCGGGTTGGGCTCAGTCGGAGTCGTCGAAtgtttgattgattttttgaagATTAAGAGAACGAATTCAACTGCCTCGTCATTTTCACGGGAAGTTATTGCGAGCTTCTGTTTACTATCTCGGGAAGCAGTCAACAGACTGAGGATCCGCGATGACGGGGGACTGGAATTGATGCTCAATTTACTGGCGGACATGGATAACGAAGCTTATCACCCGGCGTTGCTGCACGCGCTCACGCAGTTTGTCTACGACGAGAACAGTATTTctataatgattaaaaatggGATCGTCCCGGTTCTGGTGGATCGATTGAGACGCATGGCGCTGGACGTGCGGCTGGAAACCAGCAGCAGCAGCTCTGCAGACAATACCAGTGACAGCGGGTCAACATCTAGGAAACGCAGCGCGCGATCGCCTCcacgtaaaaataattcaagtgaAGTCAAGTACAATCGCATCAGCAGTGGAAGATTTAGTTTAGATTTTCCAAGTCAGTGGAGTCCTAGTAGTTCAACATCATCGCCAACTAGCTCACCACCTCTACCTGATTACGAACATGACAATCCGACTGATGAAGACAACTACAGTCCAGTCTGCAGCGACACTGAAGACTGGAACGACGAAGACAATCTAACTAATCTCGAAGAAGCTGATTCTCTAAAGAGTTTCGCTTCCGTTGGCGGCAAAGACGAGATGGCTGACCTTGACGAAGACCAAGAAAATGACCTGGTGATGGAGACTCCTGAAGTAAATCTGTCCCACATGTGGACGCTGATTCTTCTGACCGAATTGTCGCTGTGGAATGATCCCATTGAAGGACTTGCAGACTCTGCGACAATCCAAGCGCTCACTGCCTACATGGAGACGTCGAAAAACTTCCGCGCGCCCTCGATACTAAACAGAATTATCAAGAATCATGTCTACTTTCTTCCATTACTCCTCCAGGGGTTCGTGTTCGAGGCACAGCTGCTAGACAACTCCCAAGATTACTTGAAGATCCTCTGCAATATTGCCGAGTCCGGGGGAGCTTTTGGTGATCTCGCTGCTACTCTTCTTCGTGGTCGGGAAGCTGATAAACATATCGTCGCAGTCTCGGTGCCGTTTCTTGTTAAATCCCGGGACAGACTTCGCCTACTTCTCGATAACTACGGAGGACTGGAGctgatattcaaattattaactgATCGCAAGCATCTGCTGAATGACAACGCCGTGTTGTCGATCTGTCAGCTGGCAAATGCTCTAGGTATCGAACCTGAGACTATTGAGAAACGTTCATTTGCTGATAAGGACAACAGGGATAGCAGCGTACCCATGGATCAAGATGGAatcattgttaaaaataacgttACCTTCGAATTAGATGACGGCGGGACCGTTGACGCTTGTAGGCATTTACTGTGCATTAAATCCCAAGTTTTCTCGGCGATGCTCGACGGTAATTTTTATGAGGGCGGCAAGAAGAGAGTTAGATTACAAAATGTATCAAAGGATGGCTTTATTATGCTATATTTAGCAGCAAGTGGTCACGTATTTAgcaataatgatgatgatgatgatgatgatgacaataaatttaaaattgaagctCTACTAGATGCGGTCCTTCTTGCTGATCGTTTCCTGATGATAAATGAACTGGATAAATTGACGGAGACTTCATTGATGCGTATAAGTTACTGTAATTTAAATCGTGCTTGGAACTGGGCGCGTGATAATGACTGCGGGGAATTTAAAACCTACTGCGTAACTAATTTtctaactaaaaaattatcacggCAACAGAGGCTCAGTGCATTTAGTGATTTCATTGGGgataaaaactttaatgaGTTTTTGGATGACGTCAAAAAAATCGTAACATCACAATTATTGGATAggcattaa